The genomic segment gccgtcgccagACAGCATCGCTAGTATCGCACTCGACTACGTCACGGCAAGCAAGTCGTCGGCGGTGGTAATTGCCGTGCTAGATATCCTGAATGCGGAGACGCTGCAAGGCAAGGTGCTCGATGACGGAAGTGTGTCATTCCGGCTCACCTATGAGGCGATGGTGCTGAAGCTGCACCGAGGTGAGGTGCTGGACCTGCTGGTCAGCGATGTGGACGAGACAGGCTTCTGGGCGAGCGTCTATGGCGTCAATAAGCTCTTTGTGAACCGCAACCAAATGGGCGAGGACATGAAGACGGGAAAGTCGGAGTGGTCTTTTGAAGCGGAGACAGCCGCGTGGGTCAGCAACGACGATCGCCGCTCCATCAAGAAGGATACGAtggtgcgcctgcgcgtcaTCGCGGAAACCCCGCAATCTGAACGTGGCATGGCGGTCGGCACCATCGGTGCCCCGTTTCTGGGTCCACGCGTCGGCAGCTATTAGACCGAGTTTccaggcggccgccgccttcgtTGGAGCATACTCTCTTTCCGAGGTGGTGCCGAACAGCACCAGGTGCGCACGAAACCACAATGGAAAGGGAGTCTACCCTCTGTGCCGCCAGCCTCCACCTGTTTGTGCTTCGCCGTTGCCGTGGAAGCGCCCATGTTTGTTGCGAGATCCGCCAAGGCGTTGCAGctgtgtttgtgttgttGGCTGCCGTCGCGGGTGCGTGAGTATTTGCGTGAAAAGGTAAGTCC from the Leishmania major strain Friedlin complete genome, chromosome 32 genome contains:
- a CDS encoding putative RNA polymerase-like protein — translated: MFYKIVLQRTVNVKPADLCNTLNRSLLTFLREAVEGKPLPSPDSIASIALDYVTASKSSAVVIAVLDILNAETLQGKVLDDGSVSFRLTYEAMVLKLHRGEVLDLLVSDVDETGFWASVYGVNKLFVNRNQMGEDMKTGKSEWSFEAETAAWVSNDDRRSIKKDTMVRLRVIAETPQSERGMAVGTIGAPFLGPRVGSY